TTCATTTCTTCTTTGGTATAATCATTATCCGTAAATACATCAATCTGGGGTATCAGGTTAAATGCCAGTTGGTATTTAAATTTATCAATGGTTACAGCTTCCCCTTTCATGGCTTGTTCAACCTGGGTTTTCAATTCTTCCATAGCTGCCGCACCGGCACCGCTGGCTGCCTGATAAGTGGCCACTCGAACACTCTTTATAGGAGAAAGGTCATGGATCGGCTTGAGTGCTACTACCATAATAATGGTAGAACAATTCGGGTTGGCAATAATATTACGCGGACGATTTTTACAATCGGTCGGATTAACTTCCGGGACAATCAACGGTACATCATTGTCCATGCGGAAAGCACTGGAGTTATCGATCATTACAGCCCCATGACGGGTAATAGCCGGGGCAAATGTACGGGATGTACCGGCACCGGCAGAAGTTAATGCAATATCAATGCCCTTGAAGTCATCATTATCTTTCAGCTCTTTTACCTGGATTTCCTTTCCTTTAAAATTATAACTGGTTCCTGCACTACGGGATGATCCGAATAGTACTAACTCATCAAAAGGAAAATCTCTTTGTTCCAATACTTTCAGGAATTCTTGGCCAACAGCCCCACTGACACCTACAATTGCTAACTTCATTTTACCGGATTAAAAAAATAAATAAACGTTATCGCTCTCGTTTGCAAAACAAGGATACAAAAATATATATTTTCAGGAAATATTCATGATTAAGCACTCAGTGCCCTATATTGTTTTTTTAAGTCACCTTGGTCAAATGGATTACGTTCAGCAAATATGACATATAATTGTTTTATATTACTTATTTAAATATCACTCACAACGGCCCGAATCGACAGTTAGCGAATAAACATTCAGATAGATCAATTGTTGTATTTCTTTAAATGATATATCCAGATCAATGTCGCCATAGGTCATCAGATGTAACGGAACAGGGTACTGTCCCGGAGAATAGGCCGGCTGTATGTAATTTATATTCCAATGCCTGAATCCAAGCCGTTCGTAGAAAGCGATCCGCCGGACGGAAATTTCATTATTAGGTCTTTCCACTTCAAGGACTACAGGCATTTTCTGCTGATCCAGCCAGGACCTCAATACAGATTGCCCGATACCTATCCCCCTGAAATCCTCGGAAACAGCAATATGTTCCACAAACATTATTTTGCCCAAATCCCAGGTAGAAAAAAGACCTGCCGTTTTGTCATCTTTTATGATGGCATAAAAGGTAAAATAAGGTGTAGTCTTCAACAATTCGGTCATTGCGTCGAAATCCCTCCGTTCATCAGGGGGGAATGAATAATCGTATATTTTTTTTAGCTGGGGTAAGATCGCATGATCTTCAGGAGATACCTTTTGCAATAAAGGGTTCATTTTTATAATTGCTATAATGTTTATAATAAGCCTAATTCGAGCAATGCCTCCTCTGATATCATGTCTTTTGTCCATGGCGGATCAAAAACCAGGTCGACGGTGGCGCTTTTCACCCCTTCAATTGCTTCAACAGTTTCTTTTACCTGCAAAAGAATATCATCCGCAATCGGACAGTTGGGGGCTGTCAATGTCATTGTAATGGTCACGTCATTATTTTCGCCTACATGAATATCATAGATCAATCCCAAATCATATATGTTAACGGGTATTTCAGGATCATAAACTTCCTTCAATGCCGCTACGATACGGGTTTCCATTTGCAGCAACCCGTCATTATTGATTTCTTTATCCATTTTTACGATGCTCTTTGGTTTATGCTATCAAAAGCCAAAGCGTATAATTTCATTTGTTTGACCATGGATAAAAGTCCGTTAGAGCGGGTAGGAGAAAGATTTTGCTTTAATCCGATCTTGTCTATGAAATATAGATCGGCATTGACGATATCCTTCGGCTTTTGCCCTGATAATACACGTATCAGGAGGGAAATAATCCCTTTTGTGATGATCGCGTCGGTTTCAGCCTTGTAGATCACTACTTCCCCTTGCATTTCAGCCATCAACCAAACCCTCGACTGGCATCCGTTGATCAGATATTCGTTGGTCTTGTATTTCGGATCAAGCGGTTCCAGGTCTTTACTGAGCTCTATCAGGTATTCATATTTATCCAACCAGTCATCAAAAATCTCAAACTCCTTGATGATAGCGTCTTGTATATCATTAATCGATTCCATCAGTTCTTTTATTTAAGTACAAAAATACAAAAGAACTTTTGATAATATATGATGCAATTATTGTACCATGTACAGATGGAAATAAATCATTCAAACAGTTGTCATGTAAAAAGGAATTGCAACGATAAAAATATGATCGGACAAAATGATATATTTGCCGTTGTTATTTAGAAATCATACAATAGTATGGATATTTTGACGCACATTGTTACCGGGGCGGCTGTAGGAACTGTTATTGCTGCCTTTAGGCCTAAATTCAACTCTGTTGGGCATATCATTCTTTCAGGGGCTGTAGGTGGAGCTTTTCCGGATATTGATGCAATCAGCCTGTGGAGCAAATTTGATATCACCATTGGGAAATTTTTAGGATTAGTCCATAGTGGAAAAGAAATCTATTTCGGCAAATTCTGGTATTCTCATCATGGTTTTTTTCATTCCCTGGTTGCTGCTGTCATTGCCGGGTTTCTGATTGGTTGTTTTATCTATGTTTACCGCCGGTTAATGATGCGGCAGGAAAAATCTTTCCCTGTTTTTTTTAAGAACCATATTCCGGTTTTCCTTGCATTTATACTGGGTGCGGTTGCTCATGCGTTTGAAGATATGTTGACTCCTGCCTCTGTGTGGGGAGGAGTCCGTTTCCTGTGGCCTCTTGATGAATATACCGGTGGTTGGGGAAAGATATGGTGGTGGAACAATTATGATATTTTTTTGGTGGTGTTCTTTTCCTGGTTACTGGGTACATGGCTGATATATTCATCAAGGTTTGCCCGTTTCCGGATATATATCATTATGGCGATGATAGTATTGTCGTGTTCGGGTATTTACCATCAGGTAAATACCCGGAAAACGGATTATGCATATACCGGACATACCATGAATTATGCACGTCTGGAAGAGAAATCGAAATCTGAACAGCAACGCATCCTGGGAAAGAAGATATATCGGCTGATGGCCCGTTTCGATAATTTTTTGCCGTTTAATTTTTGAAAAGTCTTTATTATAGCCATGCAGCCAGCCATTGTTTTTCTATTTTCTTGATAACTTTCATCCGGTCATAGGAAAAATCATTATACATAGCGCAAACATACTGGTATAAGAGCCAACTCTTTTCAAATAAGTTCTTTTTAGCTGGAATCCCGGAATGCATCATCCCGTCGTGGTATAATAGTAAAGCGAGCATTTCCGCCTTACGTAAATCTTCCGGTTCATCTGAAAAATATGAAAGGACATCACATTTTCCTGAAGAAAGAAAAAAGGCACGCTCCTTTTCTATATACCAATCGTACATGGCATCAAATTCGTACTCAGGTATCTCTTCCTTCTGTAACTGTTTCCTGTTCATCAGCGATTCCAACGCACTTTTAAAAAAACCGATATCCCTTGTTGTAATACTATTTTCACACATAAGCAATATTTTTAGTTCATCATTTTAATCTGCCACTTTTTTGCTGATTACTCTCTCATTACAAATTAAGCCCATCCTGATGCAAAAAAATACACAACAACTGCAAATCATCATTAAATAATGTAAACAAATGTAAACAAATGTAAACGTCGCTTGTTCTAGAGAAACAAATAGCTACATTTGCAGTGCATGTAGAAAAAACCTATAGAGAACGATGAATAAAGAAATCAGTGTTTTACTGGCGGAAGATGATCCGGATCTTCTGTTTTTGCTTAAGGACCAGCTGATTGAGGATGGGTTTATCATACATGCCGCAGACAATGGTTTGGATGCTTACCGGTTATTTCTGGAAACACGGCCTGATATCGTGATCTTAGATGTCGATATGCCCGGGATCAACGGGATCCAGTTATGCATGCAGATCAGGAAAATGGATGCGCAAACCCCGATCATATTTACCTCTGGATTATCCAATACATCTGATGTAAGGACCGGATTTGATGCAGGAGCCAATGACTATTTAAAAAAGCCGTATGATATTGATGAACTGGTGATCCGGATCAAACATTTGCTAAATCCCTATAAAAAGGCAGATAATTCGGAAGATACCATTTTTAGAATCGGAAAGTTTGATTTTGACAGTGAGTTACATTCGCTTTCGTCAGGAACTAACGTACAAGGTTTATCATATACAGAGAATTCCTTGTTGAAGTTATTGGCTGAAAATGTGGGAAAAATCGTTACCCGGGAAATGATGATCGATCATGTGTGGGAAACCAGTCCGGCCATTGAGTCCCGCTCGATGGATGTATATATATCACGGCTAAGGAGATATCTGTCCGATGATCAGCATATCACGATCATAAATTGCTATGGTAAGGGCTACCGGCTGGTAGTAAGGTAGTTCATCTGTCCCTGCACAAATCCAGCAATCCGTTGATGATGGTCAACGGGTGGGATGGATTTCCGGGAATATATAAATCTATGAAGTATTGATCGATAAAAGAGCGGTCTATTGCAGGACCGTTGGTAAATATTCCTCCGCTCAATGCATCTACACCGGCCAGTATGATAACTTTCGGGTCAGGAACAGCATCATAACATATCCTGAGGGCATCAGCCATATTCCGGCTGATGGGTCCTGTAATGACAATTCCGTCGGCATGACGGGGTGAAGCAACGAATTCTATCCCGAAACGGCCCATATCGAAATTGACATTGGAACAAGCGTTCAGTTCCAATTCCGTACTGTTGTCCCCACCGGCTGATACCTGCCTTAGTTTGAATGATTTCTTAAATAAGTTTCTGATTTCCGGGCGGACACTTTTCCTGTCAACGGTAATAGGAAGATCAGTACCTTCGGTAACGACAAGCCGGGAAGGGATATTGGACGCCAACCGGTAATCATTGGTAAACCTGATTTTTTCGGGAAAGGAACGGGCACACAAACCGCAAAAGTTACATTTGGCCAGGTCGATCCTTACCGGGGCAACATCCAACGCTTTCATCGGACAAAAATCCTTTAACAGCGCTTCGTCTATATCTTTTCCGGAAATGACAGGCCGGCCCCTGAAATTTTGGTGTAGATGTAC
Above is a window of Bacteroidales bacterium DNA encoding:
- a CDS encoding GNAT family N-acetyltransferase yields the protein MNPLLQKVSPEDHAILPQLKKIYDYSFPPDERRDFDAMTELLKTTPYFTFYAIIKDDKTAGLFSTWDLGKIMFVEHIAVSEDFRGIGIGQSVLRSWLDQQKMPVVLEVERPNNEISVRRIAFYERLGFRHWNINYIQPAYSPGQYPVPLHLMTYGDIDLDISFKEIQQLIYLNVYSLTVDSGRCE
- a CDS encoding aspartate-semialdehyde dehydrogenase codes for the protein MKLAIVGVSGAVGQEFLKVLEQRDFPFDELVLFGSSRSAGTSYNFKGKEIQVKELKDNDDFKGIDIALTSAGAGTSRTFAPAITRHGAVMIDNSSAFRMDNDVPLIVPEVNPTDCKNRPRNIIANPNCSTIIMVVALKPIHDLSPIKSVRVATYQAASGAGAAAMEELKTQVEQAMKGEAVTIDKFKYQLAFNLIPQIDVFTDNDYTKEEM
- a CDS encoding SufE family protein, with product MESINDIQDAIIKEFEIFDDWLDKYEYLIELSKDLEPLDPKYKTNEYLINGCQSRVWLMAEMQGEVVIYKAETDAIITKGIISLLIRVLSGQKPKDIVNADLYFIDKIGLKQNLSPTRSNGLLSMVKQMKLYALAFDSINQRAS
- a CDS encoding metal-dependent hydrolase — encoded protein: MDILTHIVTGAAVGTVIAAFRPKFNSVGHIILSGAVGGAFPDIDAISLWSKFDITIGKFLGLVHSGKEIYFGKFWYSHHGFFHSLVAAVIAGFLIGCFIYVYRRLMMRQEKSFPVFFKNHIPVFLAFILGAVAHAFEDMLTPASVWGGVRFLWPLDEYTGGWGKIWWWNNYDIFLVVFFSWLLGTWLIYSSRFARFRIYIIMAMIVLSCSGIYHQVNTRKTDYAYTGHTMNYARLEEKSKSEQQRILGKKIYRLMARFDNFLPFNF
- a CDS encoding iron-sulfur cluster assembly protein, which translates into the protein MDKEINNDGLLQMETRIVAALKEVYDPEIPVNIYDLGLIYDIHVGENNDVTITMTLTAPNCPIADDILLQVKETVEAIEGVKSATVDLVFDPPWTKDMISEEALLELGLL
- a CDS encoding NADH:ubiquinone oxidoreductase, producing MLEQLKILKRQGKQYIPNIEEVHLHQNFRGRPVISGKDIDEALLKDFCPMKALDVAPVRIDLAKCNFCGLCARSFPEKIRFTNDYRLASNIPSRLVVTEGTDLPITVDRKSVRPEIRNLFKKSFKLRQVSAGGDNSTELELNACSNVNFDMGRFGIEFVASPRHADGIVITGPISRNMADALRICYDAVPDPKVIILAGVDALSGGIFTNGPAIDRSFIDQYFIDLYIPGNPSHPLTIINGLLDLCRDR
- a CDS encoding response regulator transcription factor, which codes for MNKEISVLLAEDDPDLLFLLKDQLIEDGFIIHAADNGLDAYRLFLETRPDIVILDVDMPGINGIQLCMQIRKMDAQTPIIFTSGLSNTSDVRTGFDAGANDYLKKPYDIDELVIRIKHLLNPYKKADNSEDTIFRIGKFDFDSELHSLSSGTNVQGLSYTENSLLKLLAENVGKIVTREMMIDHVWETSPAIESRSMDVYISRLRRYLSDDQHITIINCYGKGYRLVVR